A genomic window from Flintibacter sp. KGMB00164 includes:
- a CDS encoding carbohydrate kinase — MTDLTTIGEVLIDLTQTGTNQQGVPLFAANPGGAPANVAVAAARLGARTAFLGKIGRDGFGDYLKSVLQENQVDVAGLRTDEGATTLAVVTVSPSGERSFRFMRGADCNLSPDEVDVRQLEGSKVLHFGSVSLTAGLSRSATIFAARHAHQKGVLVSYDPNYRASLWKTQEEAQQWMRIPLPLVDLIKLSDEEVALMTDTNDPEEGSRRLEADGVRLVLITLGDKGSFYRWQGKTGLVPGVPTKVADTNGAGDTFLGAVLSRLVARGDKPLEGLTTQELEEILAFANRAASVTCSRSGAIPAMPTLAEIQ, encoded by the coding sequence ATGACGGATCTCACCACCATTGGAGAAGTGCTCATCGACCTGACCCAGACCGGGACAAACCAACAGGGAGTGCCCCTCTTCGCCGCCAACCCGGGAGGAGCGCCCGCCAACGTAGCCGTGGCCGCCGCCCGTCTGGGCGCCCGCACCGCCTTTTTAGGAAAGATCGGACGGGACGGATTCGGCGACTATCTGAAAAGTGTGCTGCAGGAAAACCAGGTGGACGTGGCCGGCCTGCGCACCGACGAGGGAGCCACCACCCTGGCAGTGGTCACCGTCTCCCCCTCCGGGGAGCGCTCCTTCCGCTTTATGCGGGGCGCCGACTGCAACCTGTCCCCCGACGAGGTGGACGTGCGCCAGCTGGAGGGGAGCAAAGTGCTCCATTTCGGCTCGGTCAGTCTGACCGCCGGGCTGTCCCGTTCGGCCACCATCTTTGCCGCCCGCCACGCCCATCAGAAGGGCGTGCTGGTGAGCTATGACCCCAACTACCGCGCCTCCCTGTGGAAGACCCAGGAGGAGGCCCAGCAGTGGATGCGTATTCCCCTGCCCCTGGTGGATCTCATCAAGCTCTCCGACGAGGAAGTGGCTCTGATGACCGACACCAACGACCCCGAGGAGGGCAGCCGCCGTCTGGAGGCGGATGGCGTGCGCCTGGTGCTCATCACTTTGGGAGATAAGGGTTCCTTCTACCGCTGGCAGGGCAAGACCGGTCTGGTGCCCGGAGTCCCCACCAAGGTGGCCGACACCAACGGCGCCGGCGACACCTTCCTGGGCGCGGTACTCAGCCGCCTGGTCGCCCGGGGCGACAAGCCCCTGGAGGGCCTGACCACTCAGGAGCTGGAGGAGATCCTGGCCTTTGCCAACCGTGCCGCTTCGGTGACCTGCTCCCGCAGCGGAGCCATCCCCGCCATGCCCACCCTGGCGGAAATTCAGTAA
- a CDS encoding amylosucrase, whose protein sequence is MNGFKNWSVIPARTWRIRQANEGDGWLKIPAIPIPVGELTPAEVQEEAVQPAPAKAPEAPAEEPVTVLPKAEEVIEAIKATKAEETIEEAEEPKAEETAVEAEEPQAEQPASVHPDPDAFQRRLDSRYDELKWLYCELYHGDMAAFDYFVQMLRRCWAQRKDALRLQDQRRENDPDWYRRRDLLGMMLYTNAFAGTLKGVEEKLPYIQECGVNYLHLMPLLESPKGRSDGGYAVSNFRRVQPELGTMEDLESLADACREKDISLCLDFVMNHTSEDHEWARKARAGEPGYRERYFFYDNWDIPREFEKTVPQVFPTTAPGSFTWLDDCKQVVMTNFYPYQWDLNYANPVVFNDMTENLLYLTNRGIDVIRLDAVPYIWKQLGTTCRNLPQVHTLVRMMRMVCEIVCPSVLLLGEVVMEPAKVVPYFGSPEKPECHMLYNVTTMATTWHTLATGDVSLLRHQMDTVCALPRDFLFLNYLRCHDDIGWGLDYPWLKEHFGTDEVTHKKYLNDWFTGKWPGSDSRGELYNDDPRLGYARLCGTTASLCGVEAADYEKNPFKLERAIACDLMLHAWMLTQSGIPVLYSGDEVGQLNDYSYHHDGEKWDDSRYIHRGNFQWDLAHMRRDETTRQGKQFMGLRRLEQIRADEPAFDARADVWTFDTGCPHVLGVGRWYQGRKLIAMFNFSDQFVTASSWEQGPYRELVYGGDFDDLGRVELFPYGFVWMLHTED, encoded by the coding sequence ATGAACGGGTTTAAGAATTGGAGCGTCATCCCCGCCCGCACCTGGCGTATCCGCCAGGCCAACGAAGGGGACGGCTGGCTGAAGATCCCCGCCATCCCCATCCCGGTGGGCGAGCTCACCCCCGCAGAAGTCCAGGAGGAGGCTGTCCAGCCCGCTCCTGCCAAGGCGCCGGAAGCTCCTGCGGAGGAGCCTGTAACGGTTCTTCCCAAGGCCGAAGAGGTCATCGAAGCGATCAAGGCGACTAAGGCCGAGGAGACCATCGAAGAGGCCGAGGAACCCAAGGCCGAAGAAACTGCCGTGGAGGCCGAAGAGCCTCAGGCCGAGCAGCCCGCTTCCGTCCATCCCGACCCCGACGCCTTCCAGCGCCGTCTCGACAGCCGCTATGACGAGCTCAAGTGGCTCTACTGCGAGCTCTACCACGGCGATATGGCCGCCTTTGACTATTTTGTCCAGATGCTCCGCCGCTGCTGGGCCCAGCGCAAGGACGCTCTGCGCCTGCAGGACCAGCGCCGGGAAAACGATCCCGACTGGTACCGCCGCCGGGATCTGCTGGGCATGATGCTCTACACCAACGCCTTTGCCGGCACCCTGAAGGGTGTGGAAGAGAAACTGCCCTACATTCAGGAGTGCGGCGTCAACTACCTGCACCTGATGCCCCTGCTGGAGAGCCCCAAGGGCCGCAGCGACGGCGGCTACGCCGTGTCCAACTTCCGCCGGGTCCAGCCCGAGCTGGGCACCATGGAGGACTTGGAGTCTCTGGCCGACGCCTGCCGGGAGAAGGACATCAGCCTGTGCCTGGACTTTGTGATGAACCACACCAGTGAGGACCACGAGTGGGCCCGCAAGGCCCGTGCCGGAGAGCCGGGCTACCGGGAGCGCTACTTCTTCTACGACAACTGGGATATTCCCCGCGAGTTTGAGAAGACGGTCCCCCAGGTGTTCCCCACCACTGCCCCCGGCAGCTTCACCTGGCTGGATGACTGCAAGCAGGTGGTCATGACCAACTTCTATCCCTACCAGTGGGACCTGAACTACGCCAACCCCGTGGTCTTCAATGACATGACCGAGAATCTCCTCTACCTCACCAACCGGGGCATCGATGTGATCCGTCTGGACGCGGTCCCCTACATCTGGAAACAGCTGGGCACCACCTGCCGCAACCTTCCCCAGGTCCACACCCTGGTGCGCATGATGCGCATGGTGTGCGAGATCGTCTGCCCCAGCGTGCTGCTGCTGGGCGAGGTGGTCATGGAGCCTGCCAAGGTGGTCCCCTACTTCGGCTCCCCGGAAAAGCCCGAGTGCCACATGCTCTATAACGTGACCACCATGGCCACCACCTGGCACACCTTGGCCACCGGGGACGTATCCCTGCTGCGCCACCAGATGGATACCGTGTGCGCCCTGCCCCGGGACTTTTTGTTCCTGAACTACCTGCGCTGCCACGACGACATCGGCTGGGGTCTGGACTACCCCTGGCTCAAGGAGCACTTCGGCACCGATGAGGTGACCCACAAGAAGTACCTCAACGACTGGTTTACCGGCAAGTGGCCGGGCAGCGACAGCCGGGGCGAGCTCTATAACGACGACCCCCGCCTGGGTTACGCCCGTCTGTGCGGTACCACCGCCTCCCTGTGCGGGGTGGAGGCCGCCGACTATGAGAAAAATCCCTTCAAGCTGGAGCGTGCCATCGCCTGCGACCTGATGCTCCACGCCTGGATGCTCACCCAGAGCGGCATCCCCGTGCTGTACAGCGGCGACGAGGTGGGACAGCTCAACGACTACTCCTACCACCACGACGGCGAGAAGTGGGACGACAGCCGCTACATCCACCGGGGCAATTTCCAGTGGGATCTGGCCCACATGCGCCGCGACGAGACCACCCGCCAGGGCAAGCAGTTCATGGGCCTGCGCCGTCTGGAGCAGATCCGCGCCGACGAGCCCGCCTTTGACGCCCGGGCCGACGTGTGGACCTTCGACACCGGCTGCCCCCATGTGCTGGGCGTAGGCCGCTGGTACCAGGGCCGCAAGCTCATCGCCATGTTCAACTTCAGCGACCAGTTCGTCACCGCCTCCTCCTGGGAGCAGGGTCCCTACCGGGAGCTGGTATACGGCGGCGACTTCGACGACCTGGGCCGGGTGGAGCTGTTCCCCTACGGCTTTGTCTGGATGCTTCACACCGAGGACTGA
- a CDS encoding LacI family DNA-binding transcriptional regulator, which translates to MTMKEIAQLAGVSSAAVSRYFNGGSLSQPKREAIQAAIDRTGYRPDAAAQSLRTKSTDYIGFIVPKISSDAVSRVTAGVTQVLSEQGYLCLLANTDDDPQQELTYLDLFQSRCVAGILLMATILTPRHQEMLRQCSVPVVVVGQRSQNVPCVYHDDFNAARELMGCLIQRGRRKLVYIGVTELDVAVGLNRRQGVRAALTQAGLSPDIPTRLSPFTVEGGRAAMEQLLAEHPDVDGVMCATDLIALGAMEALRAAGKRLPEDVSVAGIDDSWAGVHISPKLTTAHFYYEDCGAEAARLLLSMADQKRRDDAPVRQTMLGYTVVRRESV; encoded by the coding sequence ATGACTATGAAGGAGATCGCACAGCTGGCCGGCGTATCCAGTGCCGCCGTCAGCCGCTACTTCAACGGCGGCTCCCTCAGCCAGCCCAAGCGGGAGGCCATCCAGGCCGCCATCGACCGCACCGGCTACCGCCCTGACGCGGCCGCCCAGTCCCTGCGCACCAAATCCACCGACTACATCGGCTTCATCGTCCCCAAAATCAGCTCCGACGCCGTCAGCCGGGTCACCGCCGGCGTCACCCAGGTCCTGTCCGAGCAGGGCTACCTGTGTCTGCTGGCCAACACGGACGACGATCCCCAGCAGGAGCTGACCTACCTGGACCTGTTTCAAAGCCGCTGCGTGGCGGGCATCCTGCTCATGGCCACCATTCTCACTCCCCGGCACCAGGAGATGCTGCGCCAGTGCTCCGTGCCGGTGGTGGTGGTGGGCCAGCGCTCCCAAAACGTGCCCTGTGTCTACCACGACGACTTCAACGCCGCCCGGGAGCTGATGGGCTGCCTCATCCAGCGTGGCCGCCGGAAGCTGGTATACATCGGCGTCACCGAGCTGGACGTGGCGGTAGGCCTCAACCGCCGCCAGGGCGTGCGCGCCGCCCTCACCCAGGCCGGGCTCAGCCCCGACATCCCCACCCGTCTGAGCCCCTTCACCGTAGAGGGAGGCCGGGCGGCCATGGAGCAGCTGCTGGCCGAGCACCCCGACGTGGACGGGGTGATGTGCGCCACCGACCTCATTGCCCTGGGCGCTATGGAGGCCCTGCGGGCGGCGGGCAAGCGCCTGCCGGAGGACGTGAGCGTGGCAGGCATCGACGACAGCTGGGCCGGGGTCCACATCTCCCCCAAGCTTACCACCGCCCACTTCTACTATGAGGACTGCGGCGCCGAGGCCGCCCGTCTTCTGCTGTCCATGGCGGACCAGAAGCGCCGGGATGACGCGCCGGTGCGCCAGACCATGCTGGGCTACACCGTGGTCCGGCGGGAATCGGTCTAA
- a CDS encoding alpha/beta hydrolase, translating to MGRLIRRMIQKKWDGNTQRDAIRLASQTPPQGVEVWEGLPYEEDGHPMHTLNLYRPAGVSGPLPTVVDIHGGGWMYGDRQLNRNYCMYLASRGYAVMGMSYRLVPEVTVAGQVQDVFASLHWLAEHGAEHDFDLSRVLLTGDSAGGHLTGLTACVQLSPDLQKLYQVDPLPFSFSALAIAHGVCDVYRFRLFTPLLDRALTREYLHLMLGRPWHRSPLRGHVSFEDTAPGLPLPPILVIASQPDRYYAQSQRLMRYLDHSPFPHQVIHWSRQQSARATHVFEVGWWDWPESRDTNDRTLAFFDQVCRGDFS from the coding sequence ATGGGACGACTGATCCGCCGCATGATCCAAAAGAAATGGGACGGGAACACCCAGCGGGACGCCATCCGTCTGGCCTCCCAGACGCCCCCTCAGGGGGTGGAGGTGTGGGAGGGCCTGCCCTATGAGGAGGACGGCCATCCCATGCACACCCTGAACCTGTATCGCCCGGCAGGCGTGTCCGGTCCACTGCCTACCGTGGTGGACATCCACGGCGGCGGCTGGATGTACGGGGACCGGCAGCTCAACCGCAATTACTGCATGTATCTGGCCTCCCGGGGCTACGCCGTTATGGGCATGAGCTACCGCCTGGTCCCTGAGGTGACGGTGGCGGGACAGGTGCAGGATGTGTTTGCCAGCCTCCACTGGCTGGCCGAGCACGGAGCGGAACACGACTTTGACCTAAGCCGGGTGCTGCTCACCGGGGATTCTGCCGGGGGACATCTCACTGGGCTCACCGCCTGCGTCCAGCTCAGCCCCGACCTTCAGAAACTCTATCAGGTCGATCCCCTCCCCTTCTCCTTCTCCGCCCTGGCCATCGCCCACGGGGTGTGCGACGTATACCGCTTCCGCCTGTTTACCCCCCTGCTGGACCGGGCTCTCACCCGGGAGTATCTCCACCTAATGCTGGGCCGTCCCTGGCACCGCTCTCCCCTGCGGGGGCACGTCAGCTTCGAGGACACCGCTCCCGGCCTGCCTCTGCCCCCCATCCTGGTCATTGCCAGCCAGCCCGACCGCTACTACGCCCAGAGCCAGCGCCTCATGCGCTACCTGGACCACTCCCCTTTCCCCCACCAGGTAATCCACTGGTCCCGGCAGCAGAGCGCCAGAGCCACCCATGTCTTTGAAGTGGGCTGGTGGGACTGGCCGGAGAGCCGGGACACCAACGACCGCACCCTGGCCTTTTTTGACCAGGTGTGCCGGGGGGATTTTTCTTGA